In the genome of Nitrospira japonica, one region contains:
- the murJ gene encoding murein biosynthesis integral membrane protein MurJ, with the protein MSRSRAGQAVPVQLPEETRSVVKAAGLIGVATFSSRILGFIRDMVMARLFGATPAADAFFVAYRVPNLLRELFAEGSMSSAFIPVFTEYQTLKSKQDAWELASAVFTTLLTIVTGITLLGVLASPVIVWILAPGFHGDPAKLDMTTLLTRIMFPYLLFISLAALAMGILNSMRAFAAPAFSPVFFNLFIIGCMLFLSPALPEPILGVAIGVVAGGAAQFAMQLPGLKLRGMLFGFRLEPGHPGVRRIGILMLPSLLGLSVTQINITVSTILASFFPGGPTYLFYGMRLIQFPLGIFGVALATAILPTLSAQAAKGVMDELAATVGFGIRMILFIILPAMLGLILLRVPLVHLFFEHGSFTHADTIATATAVLCYAMGLWAFAGLRIIVAAFYSLQDTRTPAISAAVAVVGNIVLSVLLMAPLGASGLALATALAAMLNGGILVVMLTRRLGGVDWRSIGRSSLRAAVACVPLIGVCLWVAGVEIWNRPGDWVLKSAMVGLAVAISASGYAGMQAMFGSEELQLVWGMVQRKLGRLFRR; encoded by the coding sequence ATGTCCCGATCTCGCGCCGGACAAGCGGTCCCGGTCCAACTTCCGGAAGAAACCCGCTCGGTCGTCAAGGCCGCCGGACTTATCGGCGTCGCAACATTTTCCAGCCGTATCCTGGGGTTCATTCGAGACATGGTCATGGCCCGCCTGTTTGGCGCGACGCCGGCCGCCGACGCCTTCTTCGTCGCCTATCGCGTTCCCAACTTACTGCGCGAGCTGTTTGCCGAAGGATCCATGTCCTCCGCGTTCATTCCCGTGTTCACCGAATATCAGACATTGAAATCCAAACAGGACGCCTGGGAGTTGGCGAGCGCGGTCTTTACGACGTTGTTGACGATCGTCACCGGGATTACCTTGCTTGGCGTGCTCGCGTCGCCCGTCATCGTCTGGATTCTGGCTCCCGGGTTTCATGGCGACCCCGCAAAACTGGATATGACGACGCTGCTGACGCGCATCATGTTTCCCTACCTGCTCTTCATCAGCCTGGCGGCGCTGGCTATGGGCATTCTGAACTCGATGCGAGCCTTCGCCGCACCGGCGTTTTCCCCGGTATTTTTCAACCTCTTCATTATCGGCTGCATGCTGTTTCTGTCGCCCGCGCTCCCGGAACCGATTCTTGGTGTCGCGATCGGGGTCGTGGCCGGAGGAGCGGCGCAGTTTGCGATGCAACTGCCCGGGCTCAAATTACGCGGCATGCTGTTTGGGTTTCGGCTGGAACCGGGCCATCCCGGCGTCCGGCGAATCGGCATTTTGATGCTGCCGTCGCTGCTGGGATTGTCGGTCACCCAGATCAATATTACGGTCAGTACGATCTTGGCCTCTTTCTTCCCAGGCGGACCGACCTATCTTTTCTATGGCATGCGATTGATCCAGTTTCCCTTGGGAATTTTCGGCGTGGCGCTGGCGACGGCCATCCTGCCGACACTGTCAGCGCAGGCGGCCAAGGGTGTCATGGACGAATTGGCCGCGACCGTAGGATTCGGCATCCGTATGATCCTGTTCATCATTCTCCCGGCGATGCTGGGCTTGATCCTGCTGCGCGTGCCCCTGGTACACCTATTCTTTGAGCACGGCTCGTTTACCCATGCCGACACGATTGCCACCGCCACCGCGGTGCTGTGTTATGCGATGGGCTTGTGGGCCTTCGCCGGTCTCCGCATCATCGTTGCCGCGTTCTATTCCTTGCAGGACACGAGAACGCCGGCCATTTCCGCTGCTGTGGCGGTCGTCGGCAACATCGTGTTGTCGGTACTGCTCATGGCTCCGCTTGGTGCTTCCGGATTGGCCTTGGCGACTGCCTTGGCGGCCATGCTCAACGGAGGCATCCTGGTGGTGATGTTGACCCGACGGCTTGGCGGTGTCGATTGGCGATCGATCGGCCGCTCGTCGCTCCGGGCGGCGGTCGCCTGTGTGCCGTTGATCGGAGTGTGTCTGTGGGTGGCCGGGGTCGAGATCTGGAACCGTCCGGGCGATTGGGTGCTGAAGTCGGCCATGGTGGGTCTGGCGGTCGCAATCAGCGCCAGCGGGTACGCCGGGATGCAGGCCATGTTCGGCTCGGAAGAATTACAGTTGGTGTGGGGAATGGTGCAACGCAAACTGGGTCGTCTCTTCAGGCGCTAA
- a CDS encoding TPM domain-containing protein, protein MAIGDSRVLKPEERERIGEAVRTAERRTRAEIVPMIVSRSGVYRDATHRAGLILALFTLTALLMSEAAWLPWSWDGENAAWLVLCTVAAYAAGAWSGTFAPIVRLITSRERMRQKVRLRAERAFAQHGIFQTRERTGILLMLSVLEREVYVLADKELIRLVSSGQWDEVVRSVIEGVRAGDMAVALCAGVSRCGEILAVACPATSGDNPNEIPDRVIDES, encoded by the coding sequence ATGGCAATTGGTGACAGTAGGGTGCTGAAACCGGAGGAACGTGAGCGGATCGGAGAAGCCGTCCGTACTGCCGAACGCCGGACCCGGGCGGAAATCGTTCCGATGATCGTGTCGCGGTCCGGTGTCTATCGGGACGCCACGCATCGAGCCGGCCTCATCCTGGCCTTGTTCACGCTCACCGCCCTTCTCATGTCGGAAGCCGCCTGGCTGCCATGGAGTTGGGACGGCGAGAACGCAGCGTGGCTGGTGCTGTGCACCGTCGCCGCATATGCCGCTGGTGCGTGGTCGGGCACCTTTGCGCCGATCGTGCGCCTCATCACCTCGCGAGAGCGGATGCGTCAGAAGGTTCGGCTGAGGGCCGAACGAGCCTTCGCGCAGCACGGTATCTTCCAGACTCGCGAACGGACCGGGATTCTGCTCATGCTCTCGGTCCTCGAACGCGAGGTCTACGTCTTGGCGGACAAGGAACTGATTCGGCTGGTGTCCTCGGGCCAGTGGGATGAGGTGGTGCGATCCGTGATTGAAGGGGTTCGAGCGGGCGACATGGCCGTGGCTCTGTGTGCGGGCGTGAGCCGTTGCGGGGAGATTCTTGCCGTTGCCTGCCCGGCGACATCGGGCGACAATCCCAACGAAATTCCGGACCGTGTGATCGACGAATCCTAA
- a CDS encoding TPM domain-containing protein — translation MKLARTRLVWRGPVRLFVLFTLLSVAAPLFALEAPPLTGRVVDSAHVLPASDVDWLTAALKAHEEKTGNQVAVLIIPSLEGESLEEYAHRVATTWKLGQRGTANGVLLLIAVKERRLRIEVGYGLEGTLTDLRSAHIIRDEMVPRFKAGDMPGGVRAGTEAILKTIEGTYEAKDRSAARRGWGQDTDALQLVFIGVVVGFLAGIVLSQGLRRTRALFGSLLAYLVAQSAGMILGVMAAAVTAVLLWLVLRTSRGGWRRTHDDWTWYSSRGGGWSGGSSDSGFSGGGGDFGGGGANGNW, via the coding sequence ATGAAACTCGCAAGAACGAGGCTGGTCTGGCGAGGGCCGGTCCGGCTCTTCGTCTTGTTCACCCTCCTGTCGGTCGCGGCACCGCTCTTCGCACTCGAAGCTCCCCCGTTGACAGGCCGCGTCGTCGACTCCGCGCACGTGCTCCCGGCGTCCGACGTGGATTGGCTGACGGCGGCACTCAAGGCTCATGAGGAAAAGACCGGCAATCAAGTCGCCGTCCTGATCATACCGTCGCTCGAGGGCGAGTCGCTGGAAGAGTATGCCCACCGCGTGGCGACAACCTGGAAGCTGGGCCAGCGGGGCACGGCCAACGGCGTATTGCTTTTGATTGCAGTCAAGGAGCGCCGACTCCGCATCGAAGTCGGCTATGGTTTGGAAGGAACGCTGACCGATCTCCGTTCCGCACATATCATCCGCGATGAGATGGTACCGCGATTCAAGGCGGGCGACATGCCCGGAGGCGTGCGCGCCGGGACCGAGGCCATTCTCAAAACCATCGAAGGGACGTACGAAGCGAAAGATCGCTCCGCCGCTCGAAGAGGTTGGGGGCAAGACACGGATGCTCTGCAGCTCGTTTTTATCGGGGTTGTCGTCGGCTTTCTTGCCGGCATCGTGCTCAGCCAGGGACTACGACGAACCAGAGCACTCTTTGGAAGTCTACTGGCCTATCTGGTGGCCCAATCCGCGGGCATGATTTTGGGGGTGATGGCGGCAGCGGTGACGGCCGTCCTGCTCTGGCTGGTCCTCCGGACCAGCCGCGGCGGCTGGAGAAGAACGCATGACGACTGGACATGGTACAGCAGCCGAGGCGGCGGGTGGAGCGGAGGGTCGTCGGACAGCGGGTTCAGCGGAGGCGGGGGAGATTTCGGAGGCGGAGGGGCCAATGGCAATTGGTGA
- a CDS encoding LemA family protein, giving the protein MSTMRGIAGWMIVLACLSGCGYNDLQGLDEDTKAAWSEVVNQYQRRADLIPNLVATVKGYAGHEKDTLEKVVQARAQATGVQITPETLNNPEAFERFQNAQAGLTSALGRLIAIAENYPNLKADQNFRDLQSQLEGTENRIAVARKRYIDRVAEYNKMVRYFPTNLTAKFLLHLEERPNFAVADEKSVATPPPVKF; this is encoded by the coding sequence ATGAGTACAATGCGCGGGATCGCCGGCTGGATGATAGTGCTCGCCTGTCTCAGCGGGTGTGGTTACAACGATTTGCAGGGACTGGACGAGGATACAAAGGCCGCATGGAGTGAAGTGGTGAATCAATACCAGCGGAGGGCCGACCTCATTCCCAACCTCGTGGCCACCGTCAAAGGTTATGCGGGCCACGAGAAAGACACGCTGGAAAAAGTCGTGCAGGCACGGGCACAGGCGACCGGAGTGCAGATCACGCCGGAGACCCTGAACAACCCCGAGGCGTTCGAGCGGTTTCAGAATGCGCAAGCGGGCCTCACGTCGGCGTTGGGACGGCTGATTGCGATCGCCGAAAACTATCCCAACCTCAAAGCCGATCAGAATTTCCGCGATCTGCAGAGCCAATTGGAAGGCACGGAGAACCGCATCGCCGTCGCGCGCAAGCGCTACATCGACCGCGTGGCCGAGTACAACAAGATGGTCCGGTACTTTCCAACGAACCTGACCGCCAAGTTCTTGCTCCATCTGGAGGAGCGTCCCAACTTCGCCGTGGCCGACGAAAAGAGCGTCGCCACGCCGCCGCCGGTCAAGTTCTAA